A window of Nonomuraea angiospora genomic DNA:
GAACACCACGCCCCCGCTGTCGGGCACCGTGCGCGCCACGGCCTCGGACTCCGGCGCCGTGCCGATCAGCCCCAGCCCGTCGCGCAGCCACTGCACGGCGGCCCCGGTCACGAAGATCGACCCCTCCAGCGCGAACGTGCGCTCGCCCGCCGGCGTCTGCCAGGCCACGGTGGTCAGCAGCCCCTTGTCGGAACGGACGATCTCCCCGCCGAGGTTGGCCAGCACGAACGAGCCCGTGCCGTAGGTGCACTTGACGTCCCCCACGTCGAAGCACGTCTGCCCGAACAGCGCCGCCTGCTGGTCGCCGGCCACCCCGCTGATCGGCAGCTCCAGCCCGAGGAAGGCGGCCGGCTCCGTGAGCCCCAGCGGCCCGTAGTTGGGCACGATCTCGGGCAGGGCCTCCATGGGCACCCCGAACAGCTCGCACAGCTCCGGCTCCCAGCCGCCGGAGGCGAGGCCGTACAGGAGGGTGCGCGAGGCGTTGGACGGGTCGGTCACGTGCCGCGCGCCCGCCGTGAGCCTGGCGATGAGGTAGGAGTCGACCGTCCCGACGGCGATGTTCCCGGACCGGATGCCCGCCCACGTGCTCTCGTCGTGCTCGGCGAGCCACGTCAGCTTCGTCGCGGTGAAGTACGGGTCGAGCCGCAGCCCGGTCAGCTCCGACACGCGCGGCTCGTGGCCCGCCTCGCGCAGCCGGTCGCAGATCCCGGCCGTGCGCCGGTCCTGCCACACGATGGCCCGGCACGGCGCCGCCAGTGTGTGCCGGTCCCACAGCACGGCGGTCTCGCGCTGGTTGGTGATGCCGACGCAGGACGGGGAGACGGAGGCTCCGCTCAGCGCGGTGCCGCACGCGGAGAGCGTGGCCTGCCAGATGTCTTCGGGATTGTGCTCCACCCATCCGGGGGAAGGAAAGTGCTGTGCGAACTCCTCGTAGCCCTTGGACTCGATTTGTCCGTTTTCTGTGACTACGAGAGCAGTCACGCCCGTCGTCCCGGCGTCAATGGCCAACACACTCACGAAATATCCCCGCAATCTGGGCAGGCTGGCGTTTGGTCTAGACCACTGCCCGCGACGACGGGCAGAATGCGAGTCTGACATCAAGGTGACCCCCATCGGGAGGAACCCGCCATGCGTATTGGAGTGCTGACCGGGGGCGGCGACTGCCCCGGCCTCAACGCCGTGATCAGGGCAGTAGTGCGTAAGGGGGTGAGCGTCTACGGTCACGAGTTCGTCGGATTCCGTGACGGCTGGCGCGGCCCCCTTGAAGGCGACACGATGCCGCTCGACATCCAGGCCGTGCGGGGCATCCTGCCGCGCGGCGGAACGATACTGGGTTCTTCCCGCACCAACCCCATCAAAATTGAGGGCGGGGTCGACCGGATCAAGGAGAACCTCGCCGCCACCGGCGTCGACGCCTTGATCGCCATCGGCGGCGAAGACACGCTGGGCGTCGCCAAGCAGCTCTACGACCGCCACGTCAACGTGGTGGGCGTGCCCAAGACCATCGACAACGACCTGTCGGGCACCGACTACACCTTCGGCTTCGACACCGCCGTCAACATCGCGACCGAGGCCATCGACCGCCTCCACACCACCGCCGAGTCCCACCACCGGGCCCTCATCTGCGAGGTCATGGGCCGCCACGCGGGCTGGATCGCGCTGCACGCGGGCATGGCGGGCGGCGCGAACGTCATCCTCATCCCGGAGCGCCCGTTCGACATCGACCGCGTCTGCGAATACGTCGAGTCCCGCTTCCGCACCCGCTACTCGCCGATCATCGTGGTCGCCGAGGGCGCCCACCCGATCGAGGGCCAGATGGAGCTGCAGACGGGCGAGCTCGACGCGTTCGGGCACGTACGGCTGGGCGGCATCGGCGAGATGCTGGCCAAGGAGATCGAGAAGCGCACCGGTAAGGAGGCCCGCACCACGGTGCTCGGCCACATCCAGCGCGGCGGCACCCCGACGGCCTACGACCGGGTGCTGGCCACCAGGTTCGGGCTGCAGGCCATCGACGCGGCCCACGAGGGCGACTACGGCAAGATGGTCGCCCTGCGCGGCACCGAGATCGTCCGCGTCGGGCTCGACGAGGCCACGGCCGAGCTGAAGACCGTGCCCGCCTCGCGCTACTCCGAGGCGGAGGTGTTCTTCGGCTGAGTGAAAGCCGCTTGCAAGCGCGCGGCCGTACCTTCTGAACCAGCGGGGTCGGAAAACCTCGCCTCAGGGTACGGCTTGCGCCGCGGCGAGTCGGCGGCCCACCACGCGTCGCAAGCCGTACCCAAGAGATAGCTCAACCGCGGGGCGTGCCGAAGAGATCCACTTCCGGCGCGCCCTCGTCGTTCCCGCGCAGCCGATCCCGGTATTCCGCCTCGCTGCGCAGCTCCTTCTCCGAGGGGGAGAGGAGGACGGCGAGCAGCAGCCCGACGGTGATCACGCTGATGCCGACGATCAGCGGCAGCAGCAGGTCGACGGCCTTGACGCCGGGCACGGGCACCATGTCGGAGTGCAGGTCCACCGACATCGAGTACATCCCCGTGTAGTGCATGCCCGAGACCGCCACGCCCATGACCAGCGCGGCGCCGCCGATCCTGAGGGCGCCGCTGACGCGGACCGTGAACCAGAGCGCCACCGTCGCCGCCGCCACCGCGATCAGGACGGACAGGGAGACGACCAGCGGGTCGTAGGAGACCATGGCCGACATGTTCATCGCGTACATGCCGAGGTAGTGCATGCCGGCCACGCCGCAGCCGGTCAGGACGCCGCCGCCGAGCAGGTAGGTCAGCCGCTCGCCGCCGTAGGAGACCAGGAACAGGCCCATCCCCACGACGACGACCGCGATGAGCGCGGACAGGGCGGTGAGCGGCACGTCGTAGCGGATCACCGAGCCGGTCACGGAGAAGCCGAGCATGGCGAGGAAGTGCATCGTCCAGATGCCGGTGCCGCCGATCGCGAAAGCGGCGCCCACCAGCCAGAACTTGCTCTCGCGCCCGCTGGACAGGCGGGCTCTCGAGGTCAGCAGCAGGCCCAGCATGGAGCCCACGCTGGACATGACGTACGCGAGCGCGGGCGTTAACAGCCCAAAGGAGAAATGATCGATCGGCGACACGAACCCCCACCCCAACCCCTTACGCACCGATAAGGGAGTATGAACAGGGAGTTGCGCCCCGCGCAACTATCTTCTGCGGCCCTGCATGGCCTGGCGGCGCGGCCGCGGCATCGGCATCGGCGGCGGCGGCGCGGGGTAGGTGAGCTGCTGCTCCTGCTGGGCGGTACGCCGGCGCAGCTCCAGCTTGGCGACCAGCTCGGCGTCCTCGTGCAGCTCCTCCTCCGAGGGCGACAGGATCACCATGAGCAGCATGGTCAGCGTGATCAGGCTGATCACGGTCATGAGGGGCACGAGGAAGTCGAGCGCGTCGGCGCCCGAGACCACGCCGGGCTCGGGGTCGACCGTGACGTGCATCGCGTAGATGCCGGTGTAGTGCATGCCCGAGACCGCCACGCCCATGACCAGGGCGGCGAGGGTGATCCAGATGGGCTTCTTGACCCGCAGGGTGAACCACAGCGCCACCGTCGCGGCCACGACGGCGATGACCACGGAGGCGGCCACGGTGAGGCGGTCATAGGAGACGTGGGCGGACATGTTCATCGCGTACATGCCCAGGTAGTGCATGGAGGCCACGCCCAGGCCGGTGAGCAGGCCGCCGCCGAGGAGCGCCAGGACCCGGCCGCGGCCGTACGAGACCAGCAGCAGGCCGGTGCCCACCACCACGATGGCCACCACCGCGGAGGCGGCGGTGAGCCACACGTCGTACTTGATCTGGGTGCCCTCCACCTGGAAGCCCATCATGGCGATGAAGTGCAT
This region includes:
- a CDS encoding FGGY family carbohydrate kinase codes for the protein MSVLAIDAGTTGVTALVVTENGQIESKGYEEFAQHFPSPGWVEHNPEDIWQATLSACGTALSGASVSPSCVGITNQRETAVLWDRHTLAAPCRAIVWQDRRTAGICDRLREAGHEPRVSELTGLRLDPYFTATKLTWLAEHDESTWAGIRSGNIAVGTVDSYLIARLTAGARHVTDPSNASRTLLYGLASGGWEPELCELFGVPMEALPEIVPNYGPLGLTEPAAFLGLELPISGVAGDQQAALFGQTCFDVGDVKCTYGTGSFVLANLGGEIVRSDKGLLTTVAWQTPAGERTFALEGSIFVTGAAVQWLRDGLGLIGTAPESEAVARTVPDSGGVVFVPALTGLGAPHWDPGARGLITGITRGTTRAHLVRATLEAIAFEVRDVVEVMTGGAVPVLKADGGASSNDLLMQLQADQLGAAVERPVIQETTALGAAFLAGLGAGVWGSRTELRHTWQLERRFEPGPRDDAAYERWRAAVELTSREASGSRR
- a CDS encoding 6-phosphofructokinase; translation: MRIGVLTGGGDCPGLNAVIRAVVRKGVSVYGHEFVGFRDGWRGPLEGDTMPLDIQAVRGILPRGGTILGSSRTNPIKIEGGVDRIKENLAATGVDALIAIGGEDTLGVAKQLYDRHVNVVGVPKTIDNDLSGTDYTFGFDTAVNIATEAIDRLHTTAESHHRALICEVMGRHAGWIALHAGMAGGANVILIPERPFDIDRVCEYVESRFRTRYSPIIVVAEGAHPIEGQMELQTGELDAFGHVRLGGIGEMLAKEIEKRTGKEARTTVLGHIQRGGTPTAYDRVLATRFGLQAIDAAHEGDYGKMVALRGTEIVRVGLDEATAELKTVPASRYSEAEVFFG
- a CDS encoding MHYT domain-containing protein; the encoded protein is MSSVGSMLGLLLTSRARLSSGRESKFWLVGAAFAIGGTGIWTMHFLAMLGFSVTGSVIRYDVPLTALSALIAVVVVGMGLFLVSYGGERLTYLLGGGVLTGCGVAGMHYLGMYAMNMSAMVSYDPLVVSLSVLIAVAAATVALWFTVRVSGALRIGGAALVMGVAVSGMHYTGMYSMSVDLHSDMVPVPGVKAVDLLLPLIVGISVITVGLLLAVLLSPSEKELRSEAEYRDRLRGNDEGAPEVDLFGTPRG
- a CDS encoding MHYT domain-containing protein, whose protein sequence is MTSAVNHFTYGLLTPVLAYVMSCIGSMLGLRLTAQAHASRGGARLRWLLGGAISIGGTGIWVMHFIAMMGFQVEGTQIKYDVWLTAASAVVAIVVVGTGLLLVSYGRGRVLALLGGGLLTGLGVASMHYLGMYAMNMSAHVSYDRLTVAASVVIAVVAATVALWFTLRVKKPIWITLAALVMGVAVSGMHYTGIYAMHVTVDPEPGVVSGADALDFLVPLMTVISLITLTMLLMVILSPSEEELHEDAELVAKLELRRRTAQQEQQLTYPAPPPPMPMPRPRRQAMQGRRR